A single Phytohabitans houttuyneae DNA region contains:
- a CDS encoding acyl carrier protein — MADEKTEDKLLEFINSTLRPKDMADLIEAGTPLIELGILDSLKTAILLNYIRDELGVSVPPMQMVASNFKDVRSIAAMVDALSGIPATDGGI; from the coding sequence ATGGCCGACGAGAAAACCGAGGACAAGCTGCTGGAGTTCATCAACTCCACGCTGCGGCCCAAGGACATGGCAGACCTGATCGAGGCCGGCACACCCCTGATCGAGCTGGGCATCCTCGACTCGCTCAAGACCGCCATCCTGCTCAACTACATCCGCGACGAGCTCGGCGTGAGCGTCCCGCCGATGCAGATGGTGGCCAGCAACTTCAAGGACGTGCGCAGCATCGCCGCGATGGTCGACGCCCTGAGCGGCATACCCGCGACCGACGGAGGAATCTGA
- a CDS encoding ketoacyl-ACP synthase III family protein produces the protein MTAYLAAVGSYLPPTTGIEAAVAKRRYRAEEAAAQDWAGSAVAGDTPAPEMALLAAQEAYKRCGRRPADTDLLLYVNTWHQGPDGWQPQYHLQRHLVGGATLAVQVQQGSTGMFGALALAARYLTADPDRQAALLVAADNFGTPLFKRWSAGPGQIAGDAATAALLTREPGFAELLAVQVATYTEDEELYRAGEPLFPPGATAGRGVDFGRRAAAYRKDVPTLLAEAGARLREVAHRALAEAGVDPGRVTRVAGPAAGRVAVTALLAALGLPEAAGTWAFARNVGQLGASDQIAALDHLLTGGELRPGDHVLLLGHGPGVTVAAAVVRIRHAPPWYG, from the coding sequence GTGACCGCCTACCTCGCCGCCGTCGGCAGCTATCTGCCTCCCACCACCGGGATCGAGGCCGCAGTCGCCAAACGCCGCTACCGGGCCGAGGAGGCGGCCGCGCAGGACTGGGCCGGCTCGGCCGTCGCCGGCGACACGCCCGCACCCGAGATGGCGCTGCTGGCGGCGCAGGAGGCGTACAAGCGCTGCGGGCGCCGCCCGGCCGACACCGACCTGCTGCTCTACGTCAACACCTGGCACCAGGGCCCGGACGGCTGGCAGCCGCAGTACCACCTCCAGCGACACCTGGTCGGCGGCGCCACGCTGGCGGTGCAGGTACAGCAGGGCAGCACCGGCATGTTCGGCGCGCTGGCGCTGGCGGCCCGGTACCTCACGGCCGACCCGGACCGGCAGGCGGCGCTGCTGGTCGCCGCGGACAACTTCGGCACGCCGCTGTTCAAACGCTGGTCCGCCGGGCCCGGCCAGATCGCCGGGGACGCCGCGACCGCGGCCCTGCTCACCCGCGAGCCGGGCTTCGCCGAGCTGCTCGCCGTCCAGGTGGCCACCTACACCGAGGACGAGGAGCTGTACCGCGCCGGTGAGCCGCTGTTTCCGCCCGGCGCCACCGCCGGACGCGGCGTCGACTTCGGCCGGCGCGCCGCCGCGTACCGCAAGGACGTCCCCACCCTGCTCGCCGAGGCCGGTGCACGGCTGCGCGAGGTCGCCCACCGGGCGCTGGCCGAAGCCGGCGTCGATCCGGGCCGGGTGACCCGGGTGGCCGGACCCGCCGCCGGGCGGGTCGCGGTCACCGCCCTGCTGGCCGCGCTCGGACTCCCGGAGGCCGCCGGCACCTGGGCGTTCGCACGGAACGTCGGGCAGCTGGGTGCGAGCGATCAGATCGCCGCCCTGGACCACCTGCTCACCGGCGGAGAGCTGCGACCCGGCGACCACGTGCTGCTGCTCGGCCACGGGCCGGGCGTGACCGTGGCCGCCGCCGTCGTACGTATCCGGCACGCACCACCCTGGTACGGCTGA
- a CDS encoding type I polyketide synthase codes for MGVEPVAVVGLGCRFAGGADSPERFWQLLARGGDGIGELPGERWAPYAELGADVAATLRRATRFGGFLPDIEGFDAEFFGLSPREAALMDPQQRLLLEVAWEALEHAGIPPHTLAGGDTGVFVGVGSDDYGRRLLEDLPGIEAWTGIGAAMCAVANRVSYALDLRGPSMAVDTACSASLVAVHLACQSLRAGEGPLALAAGVNLIVSPGLTLTLDAAGAMAPDGRCKSFDASADGYGRGEGCGVLVLKLLADARRDGDRVLAVIRGSAVNQDGRTNGIMAPSGPAQAHVIGRAVRQAGVDAASVGYVEAHGTGTRLGDPLEAGALSAVYGTGRLPDEPCLIGSVKSNIGHLEAAAGVASLIKVVLALRHERIPPSLNHTTGNPAIDWANNGLRVVTEPTAWPAGDAPRRAGVSGFGYGGTIAHVVLEEAPAEPAPARVPAAPAARLYPLTAHSEPALRESAGALAAWLDGPGADTPLASVGHTLTARRTHLGHRAAVVAADRRELAARLRTVAAGDSERGTATGATVEPGAGLVWVFSGHGSQWAGMGRRLLAEQPAFAAVVDQLEPIFLEEIGFSPRQVLTDGDLATVDRVQTMIFVMQLGLAELWRAAGVRPDAVIGHSVGEIAAAVVAGALSLEDGARLICRRSALLTQVAGKGAMAMVGLPFEDVAAVLAGRTDAVPAIWSSPLSTVVAGDPAAIDELVERWKADGVSVRRVASDVAFHSPHMDALLSDLAEAAEDLEPVAPGIPVYSTAMSDPRSTRPLDGGYWAANLRNPVRLAAAVRAAAEDGYTAFLEISAHPVVTHSIAETLPDAVVTGTLRRDTDESQSLLTNAGELFCHGYPVDWGALQPTGELADLPTVAWQRRPHWRAAMPGGSGDGLAHDVDSHTLLGAAVPVAGQSLRLWRTLLDASRRPYPGSHTINGVEILPAAVLITTFLRAGASESLTDLVLRLPLPVDQEREVQVIEDGGGVRLASRAADDEDGSWLTHAAALTGPVPLPAALGAPLPGSQEADPDEILRHLAGVGVPSMAFTWQVESLTRAPTGLRAAVRAPHAENAAASAPPTWGPLLDAALSIAPSAYPGEPALRMVAAVGRLRVSGEPPERALVQVVLDPDGGDAVRVLIANPDGRVRAALDGLTYAELGHGAVATGPHQLVHEVTWVPLELPEPAPDASARPLLLLGPDGPLLAGLRDGLAATRLTDPSELAALTGPADVLVVPPDTAEEAAWLLTSAVQRLAAGSPDGTRLWAVTAGADVRNADHATLWGLGRVVGGEHPRLWGGVLDLDPAQLVSTVDTLRRVLDAAPPDDVVRLRDGAAAVARLARIAREPVTGPLRCHPDGTYLITGGLGVLGREVARWLVERGARRIVLAGRSPVPPRAEWDPELHALEALGVAVRLISLDITDAARAAQALTPEALGMPPIRGVVHAAGVLDNRLISNVDESSMRTVLRPKVDGARVLDRLFPPGSLDFLVLFSSCGQLLGLPGQASYGAANAYLDAFAARRRDDGCPGTFSFGWTSWRGQGMAVNAVVDAELRARGVGDIAAAEAFAAWDLAARHGGGHYPVLRTLPPEPGVQRLPLLDALPVERDEQPDGGGGAAEFAGLPEEQLRDRVRDEVGGQIAGEMRLPAQSLDPRRSLVEQGLDSVMTLLIRRRLERRFGHPLPATLLWHQPTVVAITEHLVELLSGAADDAAPAEVEERPVVGV; via the coding sequence ATGGGAGTAGAACCGGTCGCTGTGGTCGGGTTGGGTTGCCGGTTCGCCGGCGGCGCCGACTCGCCGGAGCGGTTCTGGCAGCTGCTGGCCCGCGGCGGCGACGGCATCGGTGAGCTGCCCGGCGAGCGCTGGGCGCCGTACGCCGAGCTGGGTGCCGACGTCGCCGCGACGTTGCGCCGGGCCACCCGCTTCGGCGGCTTCCTGCCGGACATCGAGGGCTTCGACGCCGAGTTCTTCGGCCTCAGCCCGCGCGAGGCGGCGCTGATGGACCCCCAGCAGCGGCTGCTGCTGGAGGTGGCGTGGGAGGCCCTGGAGCACGCCGGCATACCCCCGCACACGCTGGCCGGCGGGGACACCGGCGTGTTCGTCGGTGTCGGCTCCGACGACTACGGCCGGCGGCTGCTGGAGGACCTGCCCGGCATCGAGGCGTGGACCGGGATCGGCGCGGCGATGTGCGCGGTCGCCAACCGCGTCTCGTACGCCCTGGACCTGCGCGGCCCGAGCATGGCCGTGGACACCGCCTGCTCCGCCTCGCTTGTCGCGGTGCACCTGGCCTGCCAGAGCCTGCGCGCCGGCGAGGGGCCGCTCGCGCTGGCCGCGGGCGTCAATCTGATCGTCTCCCCGGGTCTGACGCTGACCCTGGACGCGGCCGGGGCGATGGCCCCCGACGGGCGGTGCAAGTCGTTCGACGCATCGGCCGACGGCTACGGCCGCGGCGAGGGGTGCGGCGTGCTGGTGCTCAAGCTGCTGGCGGACGCGCGCCGCGACGGCGACCGGGTGCTGGCCGTGATCCGCGGCAGCGCGGTGAACCAGGACGGGCGCACGAACGGCATCATGGCGCCCAGCGGTCCCGCCCAGGCGCACGTGATCGGCCGCGCGGTCCGGCAGGCCGGGGTGGACGCGGCCTCCGTCGGCTACGTGGAGGCGCACGGCACCGGCACCCGCCTCGGCGACCCGCTGGAGGCCGGCGCGCTCAGCGCCGTCTACGGCACCGGGCGCCTGCCGGACGAGCCGTGCCTGATCGGCTCGGTGAAGTCGAACATCGGCCACCTGGAGGCGGCCGCCGGCGTGGCCAGCCTGATCAAGGTGGTGCTGGCGCTGCGGCACGAGCGGATACCGCCGAGCCTGAACCACACCACCGGCAACCCGGCGATCGACTGGGCGAACAACGGCCTGCGCGTGGTCACCGAGCCCACGGCCTGGCCCGCCGGTGACGCGCCGCGCCGGGCCGGAGTGTCCGGCTTCGGCTACGGCGGCACGATCGCACACGTCGTCCTGGAGGAGGCTCCCGCAGAGCCTGCCCCGGCCCGCGTGCCCGCCGCCCCCGCCGCGCGGCTGTACCCGCTGACCGCGCACTCCGAGCCGGCACTGCGCGAGTCCGCCGGGGCACTGGCCGCCTGGCTGGACGGCCCCGGCGCCGATACCCCGCTCGCCTCGGTCGGGCACACCCTGACCGCGCGCCGTACCCACCTGGGTCACCGGGCCGCGGTGGTCGCCGCCGACCGGCGGGAGCTCGCCGCGCGCCTGCGCACGGTCGCCGCCGGGGACAGCGAGCGCGGTACCGCCACCGGCGCGACCGTCGAGCCGGGCGCGGGGCTGGTCTGGGTCTTCTCCGGACACGGCTCGCAGTGGGCGGGCATGGGCCGGCGGCTGCTGGCCGAGCAGCCGGCGTTCGCCGCCGTTGTCGACCAGCTCGAGCCGATCTTCCTGGAGGAGATCGGCTTCTCCCCCCGCCAGGTGCTCACCGACGGCGATCTGGCCACCGTTGACCGGGTCCAGACGATGATCTTCGTGATGCAGCTCGGCCTGGCCGAGCTGTGGCGCGCCGCCGGCGTCCGCCCCGACGCGGTGATCGGCCACTCGGTGGGCGAAATCGCCGCCGCCGTGGTGGCCGGCGCGCTGAGCCTGGAGGATGGCGCCCGGCTGATCTGCCGCCGCTCGGCGCTGCTCACCCAGGTCGCCGGCAAGGGCGCGATGGCCATGGTCGGGCTGCCGTTCGAGGACGTCGCCGCGGTTCTGGCCGGCCGTACCGACGCGGTACCGGCGATCTGGTCCTCGCCACTGTCCACAGTGGTTGCCGGTGACCCGGCCGCCATCGACGAGCTGGTCGAGCGGTGGAAGGCGGACGGAGTGTCGGTCCGCCGGGTCGCCTCCGACGTGGCGTTCCACAGCCCGCACATGGACGCCCTGCTCTCCGACCTGGCGGAGGCGGCCGAAGACCTCGAACCTGTCGCGCCGGGCATCCCCGTCTACTCCACCGCGATGTCCGACCCGCGCTCGACCCGCCCGCTGGACGGCGGCTACTGGGCGGCGAACCTGCGCAACCCGGTGCGCCTGGCCGCCGCGGTGCGAGCCGCCGCCGAGGACGGGTACACCGCGTTCCTGGAGATCTCCGCGCACCCCGTGGTGACCCACTCGATCGCCGAGACCCTCCCGGACGCGGTGGTGACCGGCACGCTCCGCCGCGACACCGACGAGTCACAGAGCCTGCTGACAAACGCCGGCGAGCTGTTCTGTCACGGGTACCCAGTGGACTGGGGCGCGCTCCAGCCCACCGGCGAGCTGGCCGACCTGCCCACGGTCGCCTGGCAGCGGCGCCCCCACTGGCGCGCGGCCATGCCCGGCGGCAGCGGCGACGGACTCGCACACGACGTCGACTCGCACACCCTGCTCGGCGCGGCAGTGCCGGTCGCCGGGCAGTCGCTGCGGCTGTGGCGCACTCTGCTGGACGCCAGCCGCCGCCCGTATCCCGGCAGCCACACCATCAACGGCGTGGAGATCCTGCCGGCCGCGGTGCTGATCACCACCTTCCTGCGGGCCGGCGCGAGCGAATCGCTCACCGACCTGGTGCTGCGCCTGCCGCTGCCCGTGGACCAGGAACGCGAGGTGCAGGTCATCGAGGACGGGGGCGGGGTCCGGCTGGCGTCCCGGGCCGCCGACGACGAGGACGGCTCCTGGCTGACCCACGCCGCCGCACTCACCGGGCCGGTGCCGCTGCCCGCCGCGCTGGGCGCGCCGCTGCCCGGAAGTCAGGAGGCCGACCCGGACGAGATCCTGCGCCACCTGGCCGGTGTCGGGGTGCCGAGTATGGCGTTCACCTGGCAGGTGGAGTCCCTGACCCGCGCCCCCACCGGCCTGCGCGCCGCAGTACGCGCGCCGCACGCGGAGAACGCCGCCGCGTCCGCGCCACCCACCTGGGGACCGCTGCTCGACGCCGCGCTGTCGATCGCCCCGTCCGCCTATCCCGGCGAGCCGGCGCTGCGGATGGTCGCCGCCGTGGGCCGGCTGCGGGTCAGCGGCGAGCCGCCGGAGCGCGCCCTGGTCCAGGTCGTCCTCGACCCGGACGGCGGCGACGCGGTACGCGTGCTGATCGCCAACCCCGACGGGCGGGTGCGGGCGGCGCTGGACGGGCTGACGTACGCCGAGCTGGGCCACGGCGCCGTCGCCACCGGCCCGCATCAGCTCGTGCACGAGGTCACCTGGGTGCCGCTGGAACTGCCCGAGCCCGCCCCGGACGCCAGCGCGCGACCGCTGCTCCTGCTCGGGCCGGACGGGCCGCTGCTGGCCGGTCTCCGCGACGGGCTGGCCGCCACGCGCCTCACCGACCCCTCCGAGCTGGCCGCGCTGACCGGCCCCGCCGACGTGCTCGTGGTCCCGCCCGACACCGCCGAAGAGGCGGCGTGGCTGCTGACCTCGGCCGTCCAACGCCTCGCCGCCGGCTCGCCGGACGGGACGCGGCTGTGGGCGGTCACCGCCGGCGCCGACGTACGGAACGCCGACCACGCCACCCTGTGGGGTCTGGGCCGGGTCGTCGGCGGCGAGCACCCGCGACTGTGGGGCGGCGTGCTCGACCTCGATCCCGCGCAGCTGGTGAGCACAGTGGACACTCTGCGGCGGGTGCTGGACGCCGCTCCCCCGGACGACGTGGTCCGGCTCCGCGACGGCGCGGCCGCGGTCGCCAGGCTGGCCCGGATCGCGCGCGAACCGGTCACCGGGCCGCTGCGCTGCCACCCGGACGGCACGTACCTGATCACCGGTGGCCTCGGCGTGCTCGGCCGTGAGGTGGCCCGCTGGCTGGTCGAACGCGGCGCCCGCCGGATCGTGCTGGCCGGTCGCAGCCCGGTCCCGCCGCGCGCCGAATGGGACCCGGAGCTGCACGCACTGGAGGCGCTCGGTGTCGCGGTCCGCCTGATCAGCCTCGACATCACCGACGCCGCGCGAGCCGCCCAGGCACTGACGCCGGAGGCGCTGGGCATGCCGCCGATCCGGGGCGTGGTGCACGCCGCCGGCGTCCTCGACAACCGCCTCATCTCCAATGTGGACGAATCCTCGATGCGTACCGTCCTGCGCCCCAAAGTGGACGGCGCCCGCGTCCTGGACAGGCTGTTCCCACCCGGCAGCCTGGACTTCCTCGTCCTCTTCTCCTCCTGCGGCCAGCTGCTCGGCCTGCCCGGTCAGGCCAGCTACGGCGCCGCCAACGCCTATCTGGACGCGTTCGCCGCGCGCCGCCGCGACGACGGCTGCCCCGGCACGTTCAGCTTCGGCTGGACGTCCTGGCGCGGGCAGGGCATGGCGGTCAACGCGGTGGTCGACGCGGAGCTGCGCGCTCGCGGTGTCGGCGACATCGCCGCCGCCGAGGCGTTCGCCGCCTGGGACCTGGCGGCCCGGCACGGCGGTGGGCACTACCCGGTGCTGCGTACGCTGCCGCCCGAGCCCGGTGTCCAGCGACTGCCGCTGCTCGACGCGCTCCCGGTGGAGCGGGACGAGCAGCCGGACGGAGGGGGCGGCGCGGCGGAGTTCGCCGGACTGCCCGAGGAGCAGCTGCGCGATCGGGTACGCGACGAGGTCGGCGGCCAGATCGCCGGCGAGATGCGGCTGCCCGCGCAGTCCCTGGACCCGCGCCGCTCGCTGGTGGAGCAGGGCCTGGACTCGGTGATGACGCTGCTGATCCGCCGCCGGCTGGAACGCCGTTTCGGCCACCCCCTGCCGGCCACCCTTCTGTGGCACCAGCCGACCGTCGTCGCGATCACCGAACACCTCGTGGAGCTGCTGTCCGGCGCCGCCGACGACGCGGCCCCGGCGGAGGTCGAGGAGCGTCCGGTGGTGGGCGTGTGA